In Streptomyces alboniger, the following are encoded in one genomic region:
- a CDS encoding S8 family peptidase produces the protein MATHKRARTMKLTAAIATAATAVGVTVFATSFAGAATPAEGKIYGADAQGAVAGSYIVMMDEKADKGTKSDLAEEYGGELKRNYSSAINGFSAKGLSETEAKRLAADPAVGKVVQSKKFTIDATQDNPPSWGLDRIDQADTAADSKYTYPDAAGEGVTAYVIDTGVRVSHKDFGGRATSGFDAIDNDDNADDGNGHGTHVAGTIAGESHGVAKKAKIVAVRVLDDQGSGTTEQVVAGIDWVTKNHQGPSVANMSLGGGADEALDAAVQKAIAAGVTFGVAAGNESADASQGSPSRVEEAITVASSTKDDEQSDFSNFGSAVDIYAPGSDITSSWNTGDDATKTISGTSMATPHVVGAAAVYVAAHPDAKPADVAKALTDGATPGKISNPSEGTPNKLLKIVE, from the coding sequence ATGGCAACTCACAAGCGCGCTCGCACGATGAAGCTCACCGCCGCGATAGCCACCGCCGCCACCGCGGTCGGTGTGACGGTCTTCGCCACCTCCTTCGCCGGTGCGGCCACTCCCGCCGAGGGCAAGATCTACGGCGCGGACGCCCAGGGCGCCGTCGCCGGCAGCTACATCGTGATGATGGACGAGAAGGCCGACAAGGGCACCAAGTCCGACCTCGCCGAGGAGTACGGCGGCGAGCTGAAGCGGAACTACTCCTCCGCCATCAACGGCTTCTCCGCCAAGGGCCTGAGCGAGACCGAGGCCAAGCGCCTGGCCGCCGACCCGGCCGTCGGCAAGGTCGTCCAGTCGAAGAAGTTCACCATCGACGCCACCCAGGACAACCCGCCGTCGTGGGGCCTGGACCGCATCGACCAGGCGGACACCGCGGCCGACAGCAAGTACACCTACCCGGACGCCGCCGGCGAGGGCGTCACCGCGTACGTCATCGACACGGGTGTCCGCGTCAGCCACAAGGACTTCGGCGGCCGCGCCACCTCCGGCTTCGACGCCATCGACAACGACGACAACGCCGACGACGGCAACGGCCACGGCACGCACGTCGCCGGGACCATCGCCGGTGAGTCGCACGGCGTCGCCAAGAAGGCGAAGATCGTCGCGGTCCGCGTCCTGGACGACCAGGGCTCGGGCACCACCGAGCAGGTCGTCGCGGGCATCGACTGGGTCACCAAGAACCACCAGGGCCCCTCCGTCGCCAACATGAGCCTCGGCGGCGGCGCGGACGAGGCGCTCGACGCCGCCGTCCAGAAGGCCATCGCCGCGGGCGTCACCTTCGGGGTGGCCGCCGGCAACGAGTCGGCCGACGCCTCCCAGGGCTCCCCGTCCCGAGTGGAGGAGGCCATCACGGTCGCCTCCTCCACCAAGGACGACGAGCAGTCGGACTTCTCCAACTTCGGCTCCGCCGTGGACATCTACGCCCCGGGATCGGACATCACGTCCTCCTGGAACACCGGTGACGACGCCACCAAGACCATCTCCGGTACGTCGATGGCCACCCCGCACGTCGTGGGCGCCGCCGCCGTCTACGTCGCCGCCCACCCGGACGCCAAGCCCGCGGACGTCGCCAAGGCCCTGACCGACGGCGCCACCCCGGGCAAGATCTCCAACCCGAGCGAGGGCACGCCCAACAAGCTCCTGAAGATCGTCGAGTAA
- a CDS encoding DUF1697 domain-containing protein — protein sequence MTKRYAALLRGINVSGHKKVPMAQLRALLEGLGHGGVQTYLQSGNAVFTAERGDEESLAAQLRTAIEEHFGFAVDVLVRDGAYLRAVADACPFPAAELEAKQLHVTYFSAPVAAERFAAIDRTAFLPEEFRLGDRALYLYAPEGLGRSRLGEQLSRPALNKGVIATSRNWNTVIRLVEMTRD from the coding sequence GTGACCAAGAGATACGCGGCACTCCTGCGCGGCATCAACGTGAGCGGCCACAAGAAGGTTCCGATGGCGCAGCTGCGCGCGCTCCTGGAGGGGCTCGGGCACGGCGGCGTACAGACGTACCTCCAGAGCGGCAACGCGGTCTTCACCGCGGAGAGGGGAGACGAGGAGTCACTCGCCGCCCAGCTGCGGACGGCGATCGAGGAGCACTTCGGCTTCGCCGTCGACGTGCTGGTGCGCGACGGCGCGTATCTGCGGGCGGTGGCCGACGCCTGCCCGTTCCCCGCCGCCGAGCTGGAGGCCAAGCAGCTCCACGTCACGTACTTCTCCGCGCCCGTCGCCGCGGAACGCTTCGCCGCCATCGACCGGACCGCCTTCCTCCCGGAGGAGTTCAGGCTCGGCGACCGCGCCCTCTACCTGTACGCACCCGAAGGACTCGGCCGCTCCAGACTCGGTGAGCAGCTGTCGAGACCCGCCCTGAACAAGGGCGTCATCGCCACCAGCCGCAACTGGAACACCGTCATCCGGCTCGTGGAGATGACCCGTGACTGA
- a CDS encoding sirohydrochlorin chelatase encodes MYRPVLLVIAHGSRDPRHAATVRALVRRVRSLRPGLRVEVGFLDFDAPSVPAVLERLAAEGVRDVVALPLLLTRAFHAKADIPAVLREAPAALRIRRAPVLGPSPLLLHALEQRLYEAGLDPADRSSTGVVLASAGSSDPEAIAVIAEIAREWRLTGWCAVRPAFASASLPRTEDAVRALRAVPGVRQVAVAPYVLAPGFLPDRIARGAAGADVLADVLGPAPAVARLLVRRYDETYAPDTCSVAPLARIPALA; translated from the coding sequence GTGTACCGACCCGTGCTCCTCGTCATCGCCCACGGCAGCCGCGACCCGCGGCACGCCGCGACCGTGCGCGCGCTGGTGCGCCGGGTGCGGTCGCTGCGCCCGGGACTGCGGGTGGAGGTCGGCTTCCTGGACTTCGACGCGCCTTCCGTGCCGGCCGTGCTGGAGAGGCTCGCGGCCGAAGGCGTACGGGACGTCGTGGCGCTGCCCCTGCTGCTGACGCGCGCGTTCCACGCCAAGGCGGACATCCCCGCTGTGCTGCGCGAGGCCCCCGCGGCCCTGCGCATCCGCCGGGCGCCGGTCCTCGGCCCGTCGCCTCTCCTCCTGCACGCCCTGGAGCAGCGGTTGTACGAGGCGGGGCTCGACCCCGCCGACAGGTCCTCGACCGGGGTCGTGCTGGCCTCGGCGGGGTCATCGGACCCGGAGGCGATCGCAGTGATCGCTGAAATCGCGCGGGAGTGGCGGCTCACCGGTTGGTGTGCCGTGCGGCCTGCGTTCGCCTCCGCATCTCTGCCGCGCACGGAGGACGCCGTGCGCGCACTGCGTGCCGTGCCCGGGGTACGTCAGGTGGCGGTCGCCCCCTACGTCCTCGCGCCCGGCTTCCTGCCGGACCGCATCGCGCGGGGCGCCGCCGGGGCCGACGTACTGGCCGACGTCCTCGGCCCGGCACCGGCGGTGGCGCGGCTGTTGGTGCGGCGCTACGACGAGACGTACGCGCCGGACACCTGCTCTGTTGCTCCTCTGGCGCGGATTCCCGCACTGGCCTAG
- a CDS encoding ABC transporter permease, with product MASTETKEAGDGQDLAGLEAGLDALETTAGPAPTPVRQVLVQKVLPPLTAVLLVLVVWQALVSFKMVDDPSKLPSPSAVWDEVREAWLQGTLLDFIWTSVSRGLLGFVFALAIGTPLGLIVARVRFIRAAIGPILSGLQSLPSVAWVPPAVLWLGLENKMMYAVILLGAVPSIANGLVSGVDQVPPLFLRAGRTLGATGLRHTWHIVLPAALPGYLAGLKQGWAFSWRSLMAAEIIASSPELGVGLGQLLENGRNASSMPMIFLAIFLILIVGIAIDLLIFSPLERRVLRGRGLLVKS from the coding sequence ATGGCCAGCACTGAGACGAAGGAGGCCGGGGACGGTCAGGATCTCGCCGGTCTGGAGGCGGGGCTCGACGCGCTGGAGACGACCGCCGGGCCCGCCCCCACGCCGGTGCGCCAGGTCCTGGTGCAGAAGGTGCTGCCGCCGCTGACCGCGGTGCTGCTCGTCCTGGTGGTCTGGCAGGCGCTGGTCTCCTTCAAGATGGTCGACGACCCGAGCAAACTGCCGTCGCCGTCCGCGGTGTGGGACGAGGTACGCGAGGCCTGGCTTCAGGGCACGCTCCTGGACTTCATCTGGACGTCCGTCTCGCGCGGGCTGCTCGGCTTCGTGTTCGCCCTCGCGATCGGTACGCCGCTCGGCCTGATCGTCGCCCGGGTGCGGTTCATCAGGGCCGCGATCGGCCCGATCCTCTCCGGACTCCAGTCGCTGCCCTCGGTGGCGTGGGTGCCGCCGGCCGTGCTCTGGCTGGGCCTCGAGAACAAGATGATGTACGCGGTGATCCTGCTCGGCGCCGTGCCCTCCATCGCAAACGGCCTGGTGTCGGGCGTCGACCAGGTGCCGCCGCTGTTCCTGCGCGCGGGCCGCACGCTCGGCGCGACGGGCCTCAGGCACACCTGGCACATCGTGCTCCCGGCGGCGCTGCCCGGCTATCTCGCGGGGCTCAAGCAGGGCTGGGCGTTCTCCTGGCGGTCCCTGATGGCCGCCGAGATCATCGCGTCCTCGCCGGAGCTGGGCGTGGGCCTCGGCCAGCTCCTGGAGAACGGCCGCAACGCCAGCTCCATGCCCATGATCTTCCTGGCCATCTTCCTCATCCTCATCGTCGGCATCGCCATCGATTTGCTCATCTTCAGCCCGTTGGAGCGGCGCGTGCTGCGCGGCCGCGGTCTCCTCGTGAAGAGCTGA
- a CDS encoding DUF4440 domain-containing protein gives MTERTPAVEAAIEGELRLLDPEVRASPELFGALLHPEFTEFGASGTRWDRESIVRVLTARPDPASRPTTTSHMRGVQLADDVVHLTFDTDDNGRRAHRSSLWRRTDDGWRLWFHQGTLFSDVSDVSDASPGAGR, from the coding sequence GTGACTGAACGCACCCCCGCCGTCGAAGCCGCCATCGAGGGCGAACTGCGCCTCCTGGACCCCGAGGTGCGCGCCTCACCCGAACTCTTCGGAGCCTTGCTGCACCCGGAGTTCACCGAGTTCGGGGCGTCCGGCACGCGCTGGGACCGGGAGTCGATCGTACGGGTCCTCACGGCGCGCCCCGACCCCGCGAGCCGTCCCACCACGACCTCGCACATGCGCGGCGTCCAGCTCGCCGACGACGTGGTGCACCTGACCTTCGACACGGACGACAACGGCCGCCGCGCGCACCGCAGTTCGCTGTGGCGGCGCACGGACGACGGATGGCGGCTCTGGTTCCACCAGGGGACGCTCTTCAGTGATGTGAGTGACGTCAGTGACGCGAGTCCGGGAGCCGGGAGGTGA
- a CDS encoding SCO6745 family protein, giving the protein MTPSRSRTLWLRTEPLHAVIYFEERCRGLGRAVGLKGFWMGYFAARTAPMGRVGPGVASAALGVFAPGMVARALPSAWEYASPDRVVEERARLAARALRQMVPDIAILTTSANPPLKALVEDAPPLARPLFAANRDLTDRADPVERLWQLVTCVREFRGDAHVAVLADHGLDAREALVLAAATGRVDTTRIRQDRGWSEEEWEVSVDRLRGRGLIDPTGRVTEQGLTERELIEDDTDRLTDRLLHPLPSPTVDALLAALHPASRAIQSSGILPYPNPIGLPRTAG; this is encoded by the coding sequence ATGACCCCGAGCCGTTCCCGCACGCTGTGGCTGCGGACCGAACCCCTGCACGCGGTGATCTATTTCGAGGAGCGCTGCCGCGGCCTCGGCCGGGCGGTGGGCCTGAAGGGCTTCTGGATGGGGTACTTCGCCGCCCGCACCGCCCCGATGGGCCGCGTGGGGCCCGGCGTCGCGTCGGCGGCCCTCGGTGTCTTCGCGCCGGGCATGGTGGCGCGCGCCCTCCCGTCGGCGTGGGAGTACGCCTCGCCGGACCGGGTCGTCGAGGAGCGGGCCCGCCTCGCGGCCCGCGCTCTGCGCCAAATGGTTCCGGACATCGCCATATTGACGACTTCGGCCAACCCGCCGCTGAAGGCCCTGGTCGAGGACGCCCCGCCACTGGCCCGCCCGCTCTTCGCCGCCAACCGCGACCTGACGGACCGGGCGGATCCGGTGGAGCGCCTTTGGCAACTGGTCACGTGCGTACGTGAGTTCCGGGGCGACGCGCATGTCGCGGTGCTCGCCGATCACGGCCTGGACGCACGCGAGGCCCTCGTCCTGGCCGCCGCGACGGGCAGGGTGGACACGACCCGCATCCGCCAGGACCGCGGCTGGAGCGAGGAGGAGTGGGAGGTCTCCGTGGACCGCCTGCGCGGCCGCGGACTGATCGACCCGACGGGCCGGGTGACGGAACAGGGCCTGACGGAACGTGAGTTGATCGAGGACGACACGGACCGCCTCACCGACCGCCTGCTGCACCCCTTGCCCTCCCCCACCGTGGACGCGCTCCTGGCCGCCCTCCACCCGGCGTCCCGGGCCATCCAGAGCTCGGGCATCCTGCCCTACCCGAACCCGATCGGACTGCCGCGTACGGCGGGGTGA
- a CDS encoding GNAT family N-acetyltransferase, with translation MTPELRSERLSLCAYAATDEAHFVALFQDEAVGRWFGDGMQSAAEDRALFGRIFSLIYAEERFPVWAVRYEGRYVGHAELKPSPESWLDGHEIVYGLTRETWGLGLGTELARLLTSYGHETLGLAEVHATVDSENTASLAVLKRLGYTQGREVPEENGRTTLLLTSRLPDSRH, from the coding sequence ATGACACCCGAACTGCGGTCCGAACGCCTCTCGCTCTGCGCCTATGCCGCCACCGACGAGGCGCACTTCGTCGCGCTCTTCCAGGACGAGGCCGTGGGCCGCTGGTTCGGGGACGGGATGCAGAGCGCGGCGGAGGACCGGGCGCTGTTCGGGCGGATATTCAGCCTCATCTACGCGGAGGAACGTTTTCCCGTGTGGGCGGTCCGGTACGAGGGGCGCTACGTCGGGCACGCGGAGCTGAAGCCCTCGCCCGAGAGCTGGCTCGACGGGCACGAGATCGTCTACGGCCTGACCAGGGAGACCTGGGGCCTCGGGCTCGGGACGGAGCTGGCGCGGCTGCTGACCTCGTACGGGCACGAGACCCTCGGTCTGGCCGAGGTGCATGCCACCGTCGACTCGGAGAACACCGCCTCCCTCGCCGTCCTCAAGCGCCTCGGCTACACCCAGGGCCGCGAGGTCCCCGAGGAGAACGGCAGGACCACCCTGCTGCTCACCTCCCGGCTCCCGGACTCGCGTCACTGA